The genome window ACCGCCGAGGACCGCGCGCGCCTGGAGGGCGAAGGGCGTAAGGCCACCCTGCGTTTTCGCGTGGAGTCCGGCGAGATCGCCTTCGACGACCTGGTGCGCGGTCGGCAGACCTTCCACGGCGAGGAGATCGGCGACTTCATCATCCGACGCAGCGACGGCACGCCGTCCTTCTTCTTCGTCAACGCCGTGGACGACGCGCTGATGGGCGTGAGCCGGGTGCTGCGCGGCGAGGACCACCTCACCAACACCCCGCGCCAACTCCTGATCCTGGAGGAGCTGGGCCTGCCGGCGCCCACCTACGGCCACATCAACCTCATGGTGGGCGACGACGGCGCGCCGTTGTCCAAGCGCAACGGCAGCCGCTCCGTGGCGGAGCTGCGCGAGGCGGGCTACTTCCCCGAGGCGGTGAGCAACTACCTCGCCCGCCTCGGCCACCACATGGAGGAGGGCGACCTGCTCGCCCTCGACGACCTGGCGGCGCAGTTCAACGCCGGGGGGCTGTCGCGCTCGCCCGCCAAGTTCGACGTGGAGCAGCTCGACCACTGGAACAAGGAAGCGGTGCACCACGCCGAGCCCGAGCGGCTGTGGCCCTGGGTGGCGCCGGCGCTGGAGACGGCCGTGCCGGAGGAGGTGCGGCAAGCGTGGGTGGCGGCGGTGCAGCCCAACCTGGAGCGACCGGCGGATGCCGAGCAGTGGGCCCGGGCCTGTTTCGGAGCGGTGGAGAACAG of Thiohalorhabdus sp. Cl-TMA contains these proteins:
- the gltX gene encoding glutamate--tRNA ligase, translated to MNTPVITRFAPSPTGAMHLGNARTALFNWLLARAAGGRFVLRLEDTDQERSTPELAEALLDDLRWLGLEWDAGPRAEDEHGPYAQSERGGVYAGYYEKLEEAGKAYPCYCTSEELEAVRRAQRARGEPPRYPGRCRNLTAEDRARLEGEGRKATLRFRVESGEIAFDDLVRGRQTFHGEEIGDFIIRRSDGTPSFFFVNAVDDALMGVSRVLRGEDHLTNTPRQLLILEELGLPAPTYGHINLMVGDDGAPLSKRNGSRSVAELREAGYFPEAVSNYLARLGHHMEEGDLLALDDLAAQFNAGGLSRSPAKFDVEQLDHWNKEAVHHAEPERLWPWVAPALETAVPEEVRQAWVAAVQPNLERPADAEQWARACFGAVENSADAVAEIAGADPALWQGAETALEEHGTDFAAALESIKQSTGLKGKKLFKPLRAALTGRTAGPELGPLLPLMGVERALARIRAAKNGG